One region of Gossypium raimondii isolate GPD5lz chromosome 6, ASM2569854v1, whole genome shotgun sequence genomic DNA includes:
- the LOC105772936 gene encoding uncharacterized protein LOC105772936 produces the protein MATRYKSYDSRSSTSSIFSDPSSSIDLNTSSSGKPKSSFSRALVKSNPLDVDHGCRSKSKATTTHYNFTSMVKRFVDNKSKTKAMGHAQLLIPSDVLAEDLKKTARKGAALTVLQRKLFGNGSAGKDRGKMEVKALTEVKGNTRTLAMVLRSERELLSANKELEMEIAELKLQLQDKNTEVEKLKDLCLKQREEIKSLKNAILFPDAMNSQLQELVQKQGSELTQAKQLIPTLQRQVTSLTEQLQCLALDLDQVKADKYCGNACHQQYGSSPMTPKSDPDGPFDSLEYSSGDPTAPGSPSDLVLEDLNPCLTPYYVKAKSKEFDEIGYDSPHHETFYENNKQSFNGLGFSSRAKNLSHSYRMLLPGSNKGSSMHHKPSLIA, from the exons ATGGCGACCCGCTACAAGTCGTACGATTCACGCTCTTCCACTTCCTCCATTTTCTCCGATCCCTCCTCATCCATAGACCTCAACACTTCCTCTTCTGGGAAACCTAAATCCTCTTTCTCTCGAGCccttgtgaaatcgaacccctTGGATGTCGACCATGGTTGCCGGAGCAAGAGCAAGGCCACCACCACTCACTACAACTTCACCAGCATGGTTAAGCGATTTGTGGACAATAAATCCAAAACCAAGGCAATGGGGCATGCTCAGCTTCTCATTCCATCTGATGTCCTAGCCGAGGACCTCAAGAAGACGGCAAGAAAGGGAGCTGCTTTAACCGTCTTGCAGAGGAAGCTGTTCGGGAATGGCTCTGCCGGTAAGGACAGGGGCAAAATGGAGGTGAAAGCCTTGACTGAGGTTAAAGGGAACACTAGGACCTTGGCTATGGTTTTGAGAAGTGAGAGGGAGCTGTTGAGTGCAAATAAGGAGCTCGAGATGGAGATTGCCGAGCTCAAGCTTCAGCTTCAAGACAAGAACACAGAG GTTGAGAAGCTGAAAGATTTGTGTTTGAAACAAAGAGAAGAaattaaatcattgaaaaatgCGATACTGTTTCCAGACGCCATGAATTCCCAGCTTCAAGAACTTGTACAAAAGCAAGGTTCGGAGCTGACCCAAGCCAAACAACTAATCCCAACTCTCCAAAGACAGGTTACTTCTCTTACAGAACAACTCCAATGCCTTGCCCTGGATCTTGATCAG GTGAAAGCAGATAAGTATTGTGGTAATGCATGTCACCAGCAGTATGGCAGCTCTCCCATGACACCCAAATCTGATCCTGATGGACCTTTTGATTCTTTG GAATACAGTTCTGGTGATCCAACAGCTCCTGGTAGTCCAAGTGATTTGGTCCTTGAAGATTTAAATCCCTGTTTAACACCTTACTATGTTAAGGCAAAATCCAAG GAATTTGATGAGATTGGCTATGACTCACCCCATCATGAAACCTTCTATGAGAACAATAAACAGTCATTCAATGGGCTCGGATTCAGTTCTCGTGCCAAGAACTTGTCCCACAGTTACAGAATGCTGCTACCAGGATCCAATAAAGGAAGCTCCATGCATCATAAACCTTCCTTAATTGCTTAG
- the LOC105772937 gene encoding CASP-like protein 2B1, translating to MSYLGVGVSPGNVPVYHGTNLKVIDRRVRVAELVLRCLICGLSVLAAVLVGTDTQIKEIFTIQKKARFTDMKALVFLVAANGITAAYSLVQGVRCVVGMVRGSVLFSKPLAFAIFSGDQALAYLNVAAVGAAAQSAAFAKLGQTKLQWMVICNMYGKFCNQIGEGIAVSLLVSICMVGLSCISAFGLFRLYGSNKAKNNSGW from the exons ATGAGTTATCTGGGTGTGGGAGTTAGCCCTGGGAATGTTCCCGTCTACCATGGCACTAATTTGAAGGTCATTGATAGAAGAGTGAGAGTTGCAGAGCTGGTTTTGAGGTGTCTCATATGTGGCTTAAGCGTTCTTGCAGCTGTTCTTGTTGGAACAGATACCCAGATCAAAGAGATCTTCACTATTCAAAAGAAAGCTAGATTTACAGACATGAAAGCTCTTGT GTTTTTGGTGGCGGCCAACGGCATAACTGCAGCTTACTCATTGGTACAAGGAGTGCGTTGCGTTGTGGGTATGGTGAGAGGAAGTGTCCTTTTTAGTAAGCCTCTGGCTTTTGCCATTTTTTCTGGAGATCAG GCACTGGCATACTTGAATGTGGCTGCAGTGGGAGCTGCAGCACAGTCAGCGGCGTTTGCTAAGTTGGGGCAAACAAAGCTTCAATGGATGGTGATATGCAACATGTACGGGAAATTTTGTAACCAAATTGGGGAAGGAATAGCAGTGTCACTACTAGTTAGCATCTGCATGGTGGGCCTATCTTGTATCTCAGCATTTGGTCTCTTCCGCTTATATGGTAGCAATAAGGCCAAGAACAACTCGGGGTGGTAG
- the LOC105772939 gene encoding TPD1 protein homolog 1, giving the protein MAPALGSLQQKRLGNALTFMALLLILFFVEESIQGEETVSQGSIKNLVFSKKNNTSAVARKLLQSTEDGDANRIGTACTKDDIVIFQGSTAPLPNGIPSYTVQIMNVCLSGCSISNIHVSCGWFSSVRLINPTVFRRLYYDDCLVNDGEPLGPGECLSFDYANTFSYPLSVSSAASC; this is encoded by the exons ATGGCACCTGCTCTGGGAAGCCTGCAACAGAAAAGACTTGGCAATGCCCTAACCTTTATGGCTTTGCTATTGATACTTTTCTTCG TGGAGGAGTCAATCCAAGGTGAAGAAACAGTGAGTCAAGGAAGCATTAAAAATCTAGTCTTTTCCAAGAAGAACAATACATCTGCCGTTGCTCGGAAGCTGCTGCAGTCCACTG AGGACGGCGATGCTAATCGAATAGGCACGGCATGCACAAAGGACGACATCGTGATATTCCAAGGTTCCACGGCGCCGCTTCCCAATGGAATCCCCTCCTACACCGTTCAAATCATGAACGTGTGCTTGTCGGGTTGCAGTATCTCCAACATTCACGTCAGTTGTGGATGGTTCAGTTCGGTGAGGTTGATAAATCCCACGGTGTTTAGGCGACTCTACTATGACGATTGCCTTGTGAATGACGGGGAGCCTCTTGGACCTGGTGAATGCCTCTCCTTCGACTATGCTAATACTTTTAGCTACCCTCTCTCCGTGTCATCTGCAGCCTCCTGCTAA
- the LOC105772938 gene encoding uncharacterized protein LOC105772938: MKTSTLTLQIYASGSKPYQPHPKVSTIFYPLQPPITSITFNAFNPRLKLKPGTPPKTTAIDKPVLIPQTECQVTPERELTQVSSSGFSRFVVVGAVSMGLALLLMEADVQKALALGPEGPLMEEFWENVRRYALYALTVSTGAIYTIFQPILELLKNPISAILILVIMGGSLYIVSQILSAMFGVTDFTYTYGY, from the coding sequence atgaagacCTCTACGCTCACACTCCAAATCTACGCCTCCGGCTCCAAGCCATACCAACCTCACCCCAAAGTCTCCACTATTTTTTACCCCCTTCAACCACCCATCACATCTATCACATTCAACGCTTTCAATCCTCGTCTCAAGTTAAAACCCGGGACGCCTCCTAAAACCACTGCGATAGACAAGCCAGTACTAATTCCACAAACAGAATGTCAAGTAACCCCCGAAAGGGAGCTTACTCAAGTTTCTTCAAGTGGGTTTTCACGGTTTGTGGTAGTAGGAGCTGTTTCTATGGGTTTGGCATTGCTCCTAATGGAAGCGGATGTCCAGAAGGCTTTGGCGTTGGGTCCTGAAGGGCCATTAATGGAGGAGTTTTGGGAGAATGTGAGGAGATACGCACTTTATGCGCTTACGGTCAGTACTGGGGCTATATACACTATCTTCCAGCCTATACTGGAGTTGTTGAAGAACCCCATCTCTGCAATTCTTATATTGGTGATTATGGGTGGCAGTCTCTATATCGTTTCCCAAATACTCTCCGCCATGTTTGGAGTAACCGATTTTACTTACACTTACGGATATTAG
- the LOC128041818 gene encoding uncharacterized protein LOC128041818, with amino-acid sequence MTTSKRLAGRKVARFQRNITKRGSVESSAKKENGYPVGPILLGFFVFVVAGSSLFQIIRTATSKSMA; translated from the exons ATG ACTACCTCAAAACGCCTTGCGGGAAGGAAGGTTGCAAGGTTTCAAAGGAACATCACAAAGAGGGGATCTGTGGAAAGCTcagcaaagaaagaaaatggataCCCTGTTGGCCCAATTCTTCTAGGCTTCTTTGTGTTTGTGGTCGCTGGGTCAT CTCTTTTTCAGATCATTAGGACTGCTACCAGCAAAAGCATGGCCTGA
- the LOC105772940 gene encoding glucan endo-1,3-beta-glucosidase 12: protein MSSALHRILLVLCLVSLLLQMTAGGGFREWCIADEQTPDEELLKALDWACGKGGADCSKIQVNQPCYHPNTIKDHASYAFNNYYQKFKNKGATCYFNSAAIITDLDPSHNSCKFETVP from the exons ATGTCATCTGCTCTACATAGGATTCTACTTGTTCTTTGCTTGGTTTCATTACTATTGCAGATGACTGCAG GAGGAGGGTTCAGAGAATGGTGCATAGCTGACGAACAAACACCAGATGAAGAGTTGTTGAAGGCACTTGATTGGGCCTGTGGAAAGGGAGGTGCAGATTGCAGTAAGATACAAGTGAACCAGCCTTGTTACCATCCAAATACTATAAAAGACCATGCATCTTATGCCTTTAACAACTACTACCAGAAATTCAAGAACAAAGGAGCTACTTGCTACTTCAATTCTGCTGCAATCATCACCGATCTTGACCCAA GCcataattcatgcaaatttgaAACCGTTCCCTAG